A window of Sodalis praecaptivus genomic DNA:
TCGCGGATAAAATTCAGTAAACGCCAGCCCCATTTAAACGGGCCGGAAATAATTCGCCACAATGTGCGCATGAGATCTCCAATAAAACAGCGAAGTCCAAAATCATAATATAAAATTTGTTCGGCCGCGCTCTAAAAAACGCTACAGGTAAACCTTACCGCCGCGCGTTCAGGCCCTCGCCCCGGGCGTACGGAGAAAAGCGGGCTGCCGCCGCCCTCAACAACGGTAGCACGCTATTACAGGTCAGGGCGCTATGATACCGTTAACGCCTTATTCTACCTTAGGAGTAAACTCATGGACGCATTGGAACTGTTACTAAATCGCCGCTCTGCTTCCCGTTTAACCGAGCCCGCGCCGGCCGGTGAGGCGCTGGATCTGCTGCTGCGTGCGGGTATGCGCGCGCCGGACCATGGCGCTTTGCAACCGTGGCGCTTCATCATTATCGAAGGCGAAGGCCGCACCCGGCTGAGCGAGTTGCTCAGCCAGTCGGCGATGAACGCCGGCATGGATCCCAAAGGCATTGAGAAAGCGAAACAGGCGCCGTTTCGCGCGCCGTTGATTATCGCGGTCGTGGCCTACTGCGATAGCCAAAGTAACGTACCGCGCTGGGAGCAGGTGGTTTCCGCCGGCTGCGCGGTGCACGCCATGCAGATGGCGGCGTTGGCGCAGGGCTTTAACGGCATCTGGCGCACCGGCATTTGGACCGCGCAGCCGGACGTACGTGCCGCCTTCGGCTGTCGCGAGCAGGATGACATTGTCGGTTTTCTCTATCTCGGGACGCCCCAGTTGAAAGCCAGCACCACGGTATTGCCGCCGGCGACCGACGCCTTCGTGCGCCGCTTTTGATTGCATGTCGGCGGCCAATATTCGACGCGCGCCGGCCGCGATGCGTATCGCAGCAGATGCGCAAGACGCAGCGCCCGCCGGCGTAAAATGCTATGCTGTGCCGATCAAGACGGTTGCTTATCATTAGGTGTACACATCACAGATGCAGTTGTTTATCGCCGAAAAACCCAGTCTGGCCCGCGCCATCGCCGATGTTTTGCCACAGCCCCATCGCCGCGGCGATGGCTATATCGCCTGCGGCCCGGATCACGTGGTGACCTGGTGTATTGGTCATCTG
This region includes:
- a CDS encoding NAD(P)H nitroreductase is translated as MDALELLLNRRSASRLTEPAPAGEALDLLLRAGMRAPDHGALQPWRFIIIEGEGRTRLSELLSQSAMNAGMDPKGIEKAKQAPFRAPLIIAVVAYCDSQSNVPRWEQVVSAGCAVHAMQMAALAQGFNGIWRTGIWTAQPDVRAAFGCREQDDIVGFLYLGTPQLKASTTVLPPATDAFVRRF